The Glycine max cultivar Williams 82 chromosome 12, Glycine_max_v4.0, whole genome shotgun sequence genome window below encodes:
- the LOC100816271 gene encoding exosome complex component RRP41-like produces MAGKGGSTPATYSPSPTTDKKKPSLFNEDLARPDGRSFHQCRPAFFRTGAVNAASGSAYAEVGNTKVIVSVFGPRESKKAMMYSDIGRLNCNVSFTTFATPIRGQGSDHKEYSSMLHKALEGAIILETFPKTTVDVFALVLESSGSDLPVVISCASLALADAGIMMYDLVASVSVSCFNKNLVIDPVLEEENGQDGSLMITCMPSRYEITQLTVTGEWSTPKINEGMQLCLDACAKLAKIMRSCLKEAVSDSQE; encoded by the exons ATGGCGGGCAAAGGTGGATCAACTCCGGCCACATATTCGCCGTCTCCGACGACCGATAAGAAGAAACCATCGCTTTTCAATGAGGATTTGGCTCGACCTGATGGCCGCAGTTTCCACCAGTGCAGACCCGCAT TTTTCAGGACTGGTGCTGTGAATGCTGCATCTGGATCTGCTTATGCTGAGGTTGGAAATACCAAGGTCATTGTATCAGT aTTTGGGCCAAGAGAGAGCAAGAAGGCGATGATGTACAGTGATATAGGGCGTTTGAATTGCAATGTCAGCTTTACAACGTTTGCAACTCCGATTCGTGGGCAG GGTTCAGACCACAAAGAGTACAGTTCAATGCTTCATAAAGCTTTGGAGGGAGCAATAATACTGGAAACATTCCCCAAGACAACTGTGGATGTCTTTGCATTGGTGCTGGAATCTAGTGGCA GTGATCTCCCAGTTGTCATATCATGTGCAAGCCTTGCCCTTGCAGATGCGGGAATAATGATGTATGATCTTGTTGCCTCAGTTTCTGTG TCATGTTTTAATAAGAACCTTGTCATTGATCCTGTTTTGGAGGAGGAAAATGGCCAAGATGGAAGCTTAATGATTACTTGCATGCCTTCTCGCTATGAAATCACCCAACTCACTGTTACTGGGGAATGGTCCACCCCAAAGATTAACGAG GGAATGCAGCTGTGTTTGGATGCTTGTGCAAAGCTTGCGAAGATTATGAGGTCATGTTTAAAAGAAGCTGTTTCGGATTCCCAGGAATAG
- the LOC100816790 gene encoding senescence-specific cysteine protease SAG39 — translation MASENLFHCTSLALLLLFGFWAFSANTRTLEDASMHERHEQWMAQHGKVYKDHHEKELRYKIFQQNVKGIEGFNNAGNKSHKLGVNQFADLTEEEFKAINKLKGYMWSKISRTSTFKYEHVTKVPATLDWRQKGAVTPIKSQGLKCGSCWAFAAVAATEGITKLTTGELISLSEQELIDCDTNGDNGGCKWGIIQEAFKFIVQNKGLATEASYPYQAVDGTCNAKVESKHVASIKGYEDVPANNETALLNAVANQPVSVLVDSSDYDFRFYSSGVLSGSCGTTFDHAVTVVGYGVSDDGTKYWLIKNSWGVYWGEQGYIRIKRDVAAKEGMCGIAMQASYPIA, via the exons ATGGCTTCCGAAAACCTTTTCCATTGTACTTCATTGGCTTTGCTTCTCTTATTTGGATTTTGGGCTTTCAGCGCCAATACTCGCACTCTCGAAGATGCTTCAATGCATGAGAGGCACGAGCAGTGGATGGCTCAGCATGGAAAGGTCTATAAGGACCATCATGAGAAGGAGTTGAGATACAAAATATTTCAGCAAAACGTGAAAGGCATAGAAGGCTTTAACAATGCGGGAAACAAATCTCACAAGCTTGGTGTCAATCAGTTTGCTGATCTCACAGAAGAGGAATTCAAAGCCATAAATAAACTCAAGGGTTATATGTGGTCTAAAATATCAAGAACATCCACGTTTAAATATGAACATGTGACAAAAGTACCAGCAACACTGGATTGGAGACAAAAAGGAGCTGTCACGCCCATCAAGAGCCAAGGCCTCAAGTGTG GATCATGTTGGGCATTTGCTGCTGTGGCAGCAACAGAAGGAATCACCAAGCTGACTACTGGTGAATTGATCTCTTTATCAGAACAAGAACTTATTGATTGTGACACAAACGGTGATAATGGGGGTTGTAAATGGGGCATAATACAAGAAGCCTTCAAATTTATCGTGCAAAATAAAGGACTTGCCACAGAAGCATCTTACCCTTATCAAGCTGTTGATGGGACTTGCAATGCAAAAGTAGAATCCAAACATGTGGCTAGCATTAAGGGGTACGAGGATGTTCCTGCCAACAATGAGACTGCACTTCTCAATGCTGTTGCGAATCAACCAGTTTCTGTACTTGTTGATTCAAGTGATTATGATTTTCGATTTTATTCAAGTGGTGTCCTCAGTGGATCCTGTGGCACTACATTTGATCACGCTGTCACTGTTGTGGGGTATGGAGTAAGTGATGATGGAACCAAGTATTGGTTGATCAAGAATTCATGGGGAGTATACTGGGGTGAACAAGGATACATCAGGATAAAAAGAGATGTTGCTGCTAAAGAAGGCATGTGTGGCATAGCAATGCAAGCTTCTTACCCCATTGCATAA